TTGGCTAATCGCCTGTCGACGCGTGACGTAAATAACCGGTCATGCTATGAACAATCGCAGATAGTGTCAATAGCATCCTGCCAATAGGGAATGGTCGCCGTAGTATTATCAGGAATTTAGGTTTGACGTAAGCCTTGATAAAAAATATAATCTGCTGTTCACTTTTAACAGATTATGCTTGATGGAGCTTACGCTGATGTATGCGGTAATTCAAACAGGTGGTAAACAGTATCGTGTCGCAGAGGGTACTACCTTAAAAATAGAAAAACTTGAGTTGGGCGCCGGCGACAGCGTTGAGTTCGATAAAGTGCTGATGGTTCAATCCGGCGACTCTGTAAAAGTAGGCCAGCCTTACGTCGACGGCGGCAAAGTGACTGCAACGGTAGTCTCGCAAGGCCGGCACAAGAAAGTCAGAATCATTAAATTCAGAAGACGCAAGCACCACATGAAGCAACAGGGGCATCGTCAATATTACACCGAAGTGCAAATCACCGGCATTTCAGCATAATCAAGAGGTTAGAAAATGGCTCACAAGAAGGCAGGCGGTAGTACCCGCAACGGTCGCGACTCTAATGCACAACGACTGGGCGTCAAACGTTTTGGCGGCCAAGTCGTAAAAGCTGGCAACATCCTGGTTCGCCAACGCGGCACCAAATTCCACGCCGGCGACAATGTCGGTATCGGCAAAGACCACACTCTGTTCGCTTTGACCGACGGCAAAGTGGTTTTCGTCGAAAAAGGCCCGCAAAACCGCAAATACGTCAGTATTGCAGCAGCGTAAATTCTGATTGTGCTCTGGCACATTCGACCCGAAAAGCCTCGTTTTACAGCGGGGCTTTTTTGTTTATACCGGTAGATTATGAGATTTGTTGACGAAGCGGAAATCCGCGTGGAAGCAGGCGATGGCGGCAACGGCAAAGCCTCGTTTCGCCGTGAAAAATATATTCCCCTGGGCGGCCCGGACGGCGGTGATGGCGGCGATGGCGGTAGCGTCTATCTGGTCGCCACCGAAAACGTGAACACTCTGGTCGATTTTCGCTACCACTCGGTGCACCGCGCCCAACGCGGCGAAAACGGCGGCAGCCGCGACTGCACCGGCAAAAAGGGCGAAGATTGCTTCGTCGCGGTGCCGCCGGGAACCATCGTCTACGAAGCCAACACCGGCGAGAAAATCGGCGACTTGACCAAGCCCGGCCAACAATTGCTGGTCGCCAAGGGCGGCTTTCATGGCTTGGGCAACACCCGCTTCAAAAGCAGCATAAACCGGGCGCCGCAACAAACCAGCAAAGGTTCGCCGGGCGAGCATCGCATGCTGCGTTTGGAACTGATGGTCATCGCCGACGTCGGCTTACTCGGCATGCCGAATGCCGGCAAATCCAGTCTGATTCGCACCGTATCGTCGGCCCGGCCCAAAGTCGCCGATTATCCGTTTACCACGCTGCATCCCAATTTGGGCGTAGTCCGGGTCGACGATTTGCGCAGCTTCGTCATTGCCGACATCCCTGGCGTCATCGAGGGCGCCGCAGAAGGCGCCGGCTTGGGTTTACAGTTCTTGAAACACTTGTCCCGCACCGGCTTGCTGCTGCACATGGTCGA
Above is a window of Methylomonas koyamae DNA encoding:
- the rplU gene encoding 50S ribosomal protein L21; translation: MYAVIQTGGKQYRVAEGTTLKIEKLELGAGDSVEFDKVLMVQSGDSVKVGQPYVDGGKVTATVVSQGRHKKVRIIKFRRRKHHMKQQGHRQYYTEVQITGISA
- the rpmA gene encoding 50S ribosomal protein L27, producing MAHKKAGGSTRNGRDSNAQRLGVKRFGGQVVKAGNILVRQRGTKFHAGDNVGIGKDHTLFALTDGKVVFVEKGPQNRKYVSIAAA
- the cgtA gene encoding Obg family GTPase CgtA, which codes for MRFVDEAEIRVEAGDGGNGKASFRREKYIPLGGPDGGDGGDGGSVYLVATENVNTLVDFRYHSVHRAQRGENGGSRDCTGKKGEDCFVAVPPGTIVYEANTGEKIGDLTKPGQQLLVAKGGFHGLGNTRFKSSINRAPQQTSKGSPGEHRMLRLELMVIADVGLLGMPNAGKSSLIRTVSSARPKVADYPFTTLHPNLGVVRVDDLRSFVIADIPGVIEGAAEGAGLGLQFLKHLSRTGLLLHMVDIAPYESDESPVSAARKIIREVEKWSDELAHKPRWLVLNKIDNVPDDEVESLSQQIVEELGWTGPVFLISTLKNQGTQALMYAIMDFLEQQRARTEDTQQELPSEPF